In the Pogona vitticeps strain Pit_001003342236 chromosome 2, PviZW2.1, whole genome shotgun sequence genome, GTGGAGCTTTTCTCACATTGTTTATACTGATAGGGTTTCTCTCTtgtatgaattcgctgatgtactACAAGGTTTGCCATCCGGTTGAATTTTTCcccacattcattgcactgaTGAGGTTTCTCTCCCGTATGAATTCGCTGGTGTACTTTAAGATCACTGCTCTGGCAGAaagatttcccacattctttacaagaatatggcttctcccctgaatGCCAGCGCTGATGTCTTCTAAAATTTGACGGatgactgaaacattttccacattcttcacacttatagggtttctctcccgtatgaGTTCTCTGGTGTACTTGAAGATCAGTGCTGtggcagaaacatttcccacattctttacaagaatatggcttctcccctgaatGACGGCGCTGATGTACTTTAAAACTTGAGTaatgactgaaacatttcccacattctttgcatttatagggtttctctcctgtatgaattcgctgatgtactTGAAGATGTTCATTGCGTCTGAAGGCCCGTCCACATTCAGGACATTTGTATGTTTTCTCTCCCGTGTGTATTCTTTGATGTCTTTTAAGGTCTGAATGTTTCTTGAAGCTCATGCCACACTCTATGCACTTACAGCCTTTCCCTTCAGAATGCATTGGTTGAGGTGCTTTAAGGTCAGAGCTAAAGCATTtgtgtttctcccctgtgtgaaatcTTGTATCTTTTGGGCTCCATCTGAAATTTTCTCCATTCTCCAAACAGTGACACAGATTTATCTCGGCATgacatgttggacatttcactggtCTTTTCTTCAGAGGGATGTTTTGTTGATACTCTGAGCTTCGAAGAGCACTGAtgctcctttttgttgtttttcctatATCGTCTTCAGAGGCAATGCCACTCGGATATCTGTGAGATCTGTCTCTCCTCTGGTCTGCATGATTCTGCCTCAGGGATTCATTTCCGTCCCAACAGTTTTCATTttcatcctcccctctttctggcaATGTCCCCTGGACTCTTACTTCCTCCTCTTTTGCCTCATCTGCTCGAAGGAGAGAATTAATAGTGAATTGAGGATCTAGTGGGTTTAATGGGGAAAAGGTGCCTGAGAAGAAAGTTTATTGCGTTCATCAACCTGCTTTGTATTCAGAAATCTTTCTCATATTCCTTTCCTAAAGCATTTAGTTTTAGCTAAAGAAACAAGAAGTTCAGTGGCTATCAAGTGAACggtaataccctggaagacaggaacaaaattaaaaaggatcTTGATAAGCTgaagcattgggctgaaaacaacagaatgaaatttcacagggataagtgcaaagttctccaCCTATGGTAAATAAACCCCACACAAtgaacagttacaaaatgggggatacttggctcagtaatatgaATGAGAAGGTTtttagaattgttgtagatcacacgctgaatatgaaccaagagTGTGAgctggctgcaaaaaaaaggcaaatggtattttaaGCCGCAaggatagtctccaaatcccatgaggaacTAGTtctctattcagcagtggttaggcATCATCTTGAGTTACagctccagttctggacactaaaCTTTAAGAGGGATGCCAAGAATCTGGAGCCAATTGAGAAGagagcaacaagggtgatcaggggactggaaatcaagtcctaggaggaaagattctctctatatatatacctTGTAGATTCTGAGGGGCCTCTGAAATGAGTAAAGGAGCTTCATCTGCCTCATCCTCTTTTTGGTTGGCTCTTGCTTGTAGCTGCTTCTGTTCATCCttaagaggagcctctccttccatgggTGTTGATCAAAGGTCAACCCTCATCTGTCACCTTTAACAACAGAGCAGAAGCCTTTTAGAGTAACCGTCGGGACACCAGCCCTAACCTCAGTCATGAGTTCCTTTGCCTTCAAAGGGAGAATCTAATTCAGTTGTTCATAGATGGAAGCCATAATGCTACCACCTTACCCcattaagagaaaataataaggatgtggcatttggatttcctgcactcTAACTCCCTAAATTATCCAGGAATTCCTCCCCTGGAGTAATTTTGTAGACCCAATCCAAAATTTCAGACACCGTCAATTTCTAGACGTCAAGCTGAGTCTTAAGAAGCTGTACTATAGGTCTCCTGTTCCTGCCCCCCAAATCCGAGGGCACTGCACTTTTTGGAAGGCACTGTCTATACCATCAcgtctgctggccaagatttctgggatctgaagtccaagaacatctggagtcccaaagTTGGAGACCAATGGTCTATAGCAACAAAAGAGCTGTAAGATTACACCCAGGAGGCATTGCAACAGTAAATGAATGATGTAAGAAGCCCTGCTAGAGATGAAGAGAATGCATGTGTCTGAAGGTGTGTGTCTCTGAAACAGAAATCTCAgattcaggaattctgggaactggcaTCCAAAAAAATCCGAAGGAGATATCCCTCGAAAACTCTGTCTCCAGCCCGACCACAAGTATGTGTTACATAGAGACCGCCTCC is a window encoding:
- the LOC140703930 gene encoding uncharacterized protein LOC140703930 — its product is MHSEGKGCKCIECGMSFKKHSDLKRHQRIHTGEKTYKCPECGRAFRRNEHLQVHQRIHTGEKPYKCKECGKCFSHYSSFKVHQRRHSGEKPYSCKECGKCFCHSTDLQVHQRTHTGEKPYKCEECGKCFSHPSNFRRHQRWHSGEKPYSCKECGKSFCQSSDLKVHQRIHTGEKPHQCNECGEKFNRMANLVVHQRIHTREKPYQYKQCEKSSTVTSTLRKHHKGEKHVQFKERRKKFTKNSNATVHQPTDSGEKLYTCRECGKNFKQLSDFKLHQHSHSGKKLHHCKEGGKSYCLNKDPGEHKQIHSGENLYQCKECGEIFRCRAHRIRHRQMHREGKL